In one Paramormyrops kingsleyae isolate MSU_618 chromosome 18, PKINGS_0.4, whole genome shotgun sequence genomic region, the following are encoded:
- the LOC111853892 gene encoding complement C1q-like protein 4 yields the protein MVLVLLVAIPLLVHNTKSGGLGSGTHYEMLGSCKMVCDRYTVTQNSQELAAVSPAPDFIGRRGKQGYRGPPGLPGPAGPPGEPGKPGPPGLPGPGPGGYTHTYSPKIAFYAGLRKQHEGSEVLKFDDVVTNVGNYYEPTTGKFTCPLPGTYYFTYHVLMRGGDGTSMWADLKKNGQVRASAIAQDADQNYDYASNSVILHLDVGDEVCVQLDGGKVHGGNTNKYSTFSGFLIYPD from the exons ATGGTTCTGGTGCTCTTAGTTGCCATTCCCCTCTTGGTTCACAACACAAAATCAGGAGGTCTCGGTAGTGGCACCCACTATGAAATGTTGGGGAGTTGCAAGATGGTGTGTGACCGatacacagtgacacagaacAGCCAGGAACTTGCTGCAGTCTCCCCAGCACCGGATTTCATAGGCCGAAGGGGGAAGCAAGGATATCGTGGACCTCCAGGCCTCCCTGGCCCAGCGGGGCCCCCTGGAGAACCAGGCAAGCCCGGCCCACCTGGACTCCCAGGACCTGGCCCTGGTGGCTACACCCATACTTACAGTCCAAAGATCGCCTTCTATGCTGGTCTGAGGAAGCAGCACGAAGGCAGTGAGGTGCTTAAGTTTGATGATGTAGTCACCAATGTGGGCAATTACTATGAACCCACAACCGGAAAGTTCACCTGCCCCCTGCCTGGCACCTATTACTTCACTTACCACGTTCTGATGAGAGGAGGGGATGGAACCAGCATGTGGGCAGACTTGAAGAAGAATGGACAG GTGAGGGCCAGCGCCATCGCTCAGGATGCAGATCAGAACTATGACTACGCCTCCAACAGTGTAATCCTGCACCTGGACGTGGGCGACGAAGTGTGTGTGCAGCTGGACGGGGGCAAGGTCCACGGGGGAAATACCAACAAATACAGCACCTTCTCTGGATTCCTCATTTACCCTGACTGA